The stretch of DNA TGGTCTTGTTCGGCTGGCCGGGCCACCACAAAACCATCGGGGCCTGCAATCCTTCTTTGATGCGGCAAGCCAGACCTCCGCCGGGAAGATGATTGCGTCATGCAAGTGATTACGGCGCAGGCGAAGTTCGCGCCTGCCATTGCGGTCATTACGTCCATTACCTGGGAGCAAAGAAATCAATGGCAGATTCCATTGTTGTGATTGGCGATGGCCACACGCATGGTGGCTTCGTTCTGGCTGGCTCGCCCAGCCACAAGATCAATGGCCGCCCCATCGCACGCATGGGGGATGCCGTCAGTTGTCCCTTGCACGGGATAAACCGAATTTCGCAGGTAAGGGGCCTGTACAAGGTTGATGGCGTGCCGGGTGCGGCCAGCGGTGATATGACGGAATGCGGTGCGGTGTTGACTGGCTCGGTGTCGGCGCGGGTGGGCTCATGAATCGCAAGGCGTTTTCGACAGGGCACAGGACGGCGAGAACCGTGTTGCTGCTTGGCCTGGTCGCGGCA from Cupriavidus taiwanensis encodes:
- a CDS encoding PAAR domain-containing protein; protein product: MADSIVVIGDGHTHGGFVLAGSPSHKINGRPIARMGDAVSCPLHGINRISQVRGLYKVDGVPGAASGDMTECGAVLTGSVSARVGS